From a region of the Zerene cesonia ecotype Mississippi chromosome 11, Zerene_cesonia_1.1, whole genome shotgun sequence genome:
- the LOC119830434 gene encoding protein takeout yields the protein MKSYQVFVLFIAAVIAPTTSNTQIFGGRCSKQDPNVDACLLRSFNNLLDYLKSGAPELGLEESDEIVIDELSIALGGGPDGYRATFKDIHATGVNNMTITNVRSDLETHQFQLTMFGPHISAKARYRSSGVLLLVRASGGGDYWGEYDGVKAKVYFRGAPYTRNGRTYLKLQQLKLDFSVKGIQMGVENLDNSNSVLQAALNLFINTNAQELLKEMKPALKRDLAEKMSRFLDRILAKIPYDDWINEEEAEEEEEEEEEEKK from the exons atgaaatcttatcaagtttttgttttattcatcgCCGCTGTGATCGCACCGACGACTTCGAACACAC AGATATTTGGAGGTCGTTGTTCCAAACAGGATCCCAATGTCGATGCGTGTTTATTAAGAAGCTTTAACAATCTACTAGACTACTTGAAAAGTGGTGCTCCAGAACTCGGATTGGAAGAG tCAGACGAGATAGTAATAGATGAACTATCTATAGCATTGGGCGGAGGTCCGGATGGATACCGCGCTACCTTCAAAGATATCCACGCTACAGGAGTCAATAATATGACCATCACTAATGTCAG ATCGGACTTAGAAACCCATCAATTCCAGTTAACAATGTTCGGTCCACACATCAGCGCCAAGGCGCGCTACCGCTCTTCTGGTGTGCTGCTCTTAGTGAGAGCTTCTGGCGGTGGTGACTATTGGGGAGAGTATG ATGGTGTGAAGGCCAAGGTGTACTTCCGCGGCGCGCCCTACACGCGCAACGGCCGCACCTACCTGAAGCTGCAGCAGCTGAAGTTGGACTTCTCCGTTAAGGGCATTCAGATGGGAGTGGAGAATCTGGATAATAGCAACTCTGTGCTAC AGGCGGCACTAAACCTTTTCATAAACACAAACGCGCAAGAACTCCTAAAGGAGATGAAGCCAGCGCTCAAACGAGACTTGGCTGAGAAAATGTCACGATTCCTTGATAGAATCCTCGCAAAAATCCCTTATGATGACTGGATCAACGAAGAAGAAGCAGaggaagaagaagaagaagaagaggAAGAGAAAAAATAG
- the LOC119830582 gene encoding uncharacterized protein LOC119830582, with protein MRDASHIETTTVSQLAEGEEKISEYILQVLEHFKKPNPVGLPGAKIPEPYYVPDMKQSISLGTMYFKNTAVYGISKFRILHVDAEMGAMEVHAAIAIDKLQARGNYTMATWLSKVQGPFTVDVTGIKITAKANLGVERDGKIRAQDIVIDIGFTNIAMDFQNAGFLGGMLQGVVNSMGTFLFDSIKPYILKEAYTKAREEINKKLDEVAGDMQFPNSISPLDMVIADARKKVRDMQMDPYKIQDYNTTVSIFTVTLSNTWVTGISSFHRVGNITLMMEKNTVIADFEIGTQKLEGTTHWDISAIGGLMSRAGSASFSVEYISGRVILAQPLDTREKPIFRDLDLEVGNIQVRFDGAGTIDYVVELAVNVLPNLLRYQIMDALETPIKEKVQQELNKINVEEMIKQELPKVDQMQEGGGLKLSTLIASESKEEPYDEDEFFNF; from the exons ATGCGAG aTGCTTCTCACATCGAGACGACAACAGTGTCCCAACTTGCGGAGGGTGAAGAGAAAATAAGCGAATACATACTGCAAGTATTGGAGCATTTCAAAAAACCAAATCCAGTTGGTCTACCTGGAGCAAAAATACCAGAACCCTACTATGTGCCAGACATGAAACAATCTATTTCACTTGGAACAATGTATTTCAAGAACACTGCAGTCTATGGTATTAGCAAATTTCGCATTTTACATGTAGACGCTGAAATGGGTGCTATGGAA GTTCATGCAGCGATTGCAATAGACAAACTTCAAGCACGCGGTAATTACACTATGGCAACATGGTTAAGCAAAGTGCAAGGTCCATTCACGGTAGACGTaactggaataaaaataacagctAAAGCAAATCTTGGAGTAGAAAGAGATGGGAAAATAAGAGCCCAAGACATCGTTATCGATATTGGTTTCACTAATATTGCCATGGACTTCCAAAATGCTGGTTTCTTGGGTGGAATGTTGCAGGGTGTTGTGAACTCAATGGGAACATTCCTGTTTGATTCCATTAAACCATACATTCTAAAAGAGGCATACACGAAAGCAAGAGAGGAGATAAATAAGAAACTCGATGAAGTAGCGGGTGACATGCAATTCCCGAATTCCATATCTCCCTTAGATATGGTTATAGCTGACGCAAGGAAAAAGGTTAGAGATATGCAAATGGACCCTTACAAAATACAAGATTATAACACTACGGTCAGCATTTTCACAGTTACTCTATCTAATACGTGGGTCACGGGAATATCATCATTCCACAGAGTCGGTAATATCACTTTAATGATggaaaaaaatactgttatagctgattttgaaattggtaCGCAAAAATTAGAAGGCACAACTCATTGGGATATTTCAGCTATAGGCGGTTTAATGTCAAGAGCTGGTAGTGCGTCATTTTCAGTGGAATATATAAGTGGCAGAGTCATTCTAGCACAGCCTCTAGATACGAGAGAAAAACCGATATTTCGGGATTTAGATCTTGAAGTTGGTAATATCCAAGTACGTTTCGACGGAGCGGGAACTATAGACTACGTTGTAGAGTTAGCAGTAAATGTCCTACCTAATTTACTTCGTTACCAAATCATGGATGCCTTAGAAACGCCAATAAAAGAAAAGGTTCAGCAAGAACTGAACAAAATCAATGTCGAAGAAATGATAAAGCAAGAATTACCTAAGGTTGACCAAATGCAAGAAGGAGGTGGTCTCAAATTATCAACTCTTATAGCCTCAGAAAGTAAAGAAGAACCATATGACGAAGATGAATTTTTTAACTTCTAG
- the LOC119830432 gene encoding uncharacterized protein LOC119830432 has translation MWLKFVILCFVFTFGSSEDASHIETTTVSQLAEGEEKISEYILQVLEHFKKPNPVGLPGAKIPEPYYVPDMKQSISLGTMYFKNTAVYGISKFRILHVDAEMGAMEVHAAIAIDKLQARGNYTMATWLSKVQGPFTVDVTGIKITAKANLGVERDGKIRAQDIVIDIGFTNIAMDFQNAGFLGGMLQGVVNSMGTFLFDSIKPYILKEAYTKAREEINKKLDEVAGDMQFPNSISPLDMVIADARKKVRDMQMDPYKIQDYNTTVSIFTVTLSNTWVTGISSFHRVGNITLMMEKNTVIADFEIGTQKLEGTTHWDISAIGGLMSRAGSASFSVEYISGRIILAQPLDTREKPIFRDLDLEVGNIQVRFDGAGTIDYVVELAVNVLPNLLRYQIMDALETPIKEKVQQELNKINVEEMIKQELPKVDQMQEGGGLKLSTLIASESKEEPYDEDEFFNF, from the exons atgtgGTTAAAATTTGTGATTCTGTGCTTCGTGTTTACTTTTGGAAGCAGTGAAG aTGCTTCTCACATCGAGACGACAACAGTGTCCCAACTTGCGGAGGGTGAAGAGAAAATAAGCGAATACATACTGCAAGTATTGGAGCATTTCAAAAAACCAAATCCAGTTGGTCTACCTGGAGCAAAAATACCAGAACCCTACTATGTGCCAGACATGAAACAATCTATTTCACTTGGAACAATGTATTTCAAGAACACTGCAGTCTATGGTATTAGCAAATTTCGCATTTTACATGTAGACGCTGAAATGGGTGCTATGGAA GTTCATGCAGCGATTGCAATAGACAAACTTCAAGCACGCGGTAATTACACTATGGCAACATGGTTAAGCAAAGTGCAAGGTCCATTCACGGTAGACGTaactggaataaaaataacagctAAAGCAAATCTTGGAGTAGAAAGAGATGGGAAAATAAGAGCCCAAGACATCGTTATCGATATTGGTTTCACTAATATTGCCATGGACTTCCAAAATGCTGGTTTCTTGGGTGGAATGTTGCAGGGTGTTGTGAACTCAATGGGAACATTCCTGTTTGATTCCATTAAACCATACATTCTAAAAGAGGCATACACGAAAGCAAGAGAGGAGATAAATAAGAAACTCGATGAAGTAGCGGGTGACATGCAATTCCCGAATTCCATATCTCCCTTAGATATGGTTATAGCTGACGCAAGGAAAAAGGTTAGAGATATGCAAATGGACCCCTACAAAATACAAGATTATAACACTACGGTCAGCATTTTCACAGTGACTCTATCTAATACGTGGGTCACGGGAATATCATCATTCCACAGAGTCGGTAATATCACTTTAATGATggaaaaaaatactgttatagctgattttgaaattggtaCGCAAAAATTAGAAGGCACAACTCATTGGGATATTTCAGCTATAGGCGGTTTAATGTCAAGAGCTGGTAGTGCGTCATTTTCAGTGGAATATATAAGTGGCAGAATCATTCTAGCACAGCCTCTAGACACGAGAGAAAAACCGATATTTAGGGATTTAGATCTTGAAGTTGGTAATATCCAAGTACGTTTCGACGGAGCGGGAACTATAGACTACGTTGTAGAGTTAGCAGTAAATGTCCTACCTAATTTACTTCGTTACCAAATCATGGATGCCTTAGAAACGCCTATAAAGGAAAAGGTTCAGCAAGAACTGAACAAAATCAATGTTGAAGAAATGATAAAGCAAGAATTACCAAAGGTTGACCAAATGCAGGAAGGGGGTGGTCTCAAATTATCAACTCTTATAGCCTCAGAAAGTAAAGAAGAACCATATGACGAAGATGAATTTTTTAACTTCTAG
- the LOC119829906 gene encoding uncharacterized protein LOC119829906 — MKRAFNKLRPYFKRGIPSMGIAPFDPHFAPEVKQIRSVGGMGYTLTLRNVYERGWTQSTVTKYKTDWENQRIIYSQYFPEKWLEGDYEFKGDAFGLGVLRMGRWNLTLRDYSQTTRIKRNGDVVDVHVEIDHIGDMDIHIGNLLQGRSIMENVLDRIINVSWKPGFAVIRPLINDLVSTAFTDIWSKSFQHFPVEAFIRD; from the exons ATGAAGCGAGCGTTTAATAAACTGAGACCATATTTCAAAAGAG GAATACCATCAATGGGAATAGCCCCATTCGACCCCCATTTCGCGCCGGAAGTGAAACAGATACGGTCTGTAGGAGGAATGGGATACACGCTTACATTGAGAAACGTTTATGAACGAGGCTGGACACAGTCCACTGTTACTAAATATAA aaCTGATTGGGAAAAccaaagaataatttattcacaatatttCCCTGAGAAGTGGTTAGAAGGAGATTACGAATTTAAG GGTGACGCATTTGGTCTAGGCGTGCTTCGTATGGGCCGTTGGAACTTGACCCTGCGAGATTACTCACAGACCACAAGAATCAAGCGCAACGGCGACGTGGTCGACGTGCATGTGGAAATCGATCATATCGGCGATATGGACATACATATCGGCAACTTGTTGCAAGGCAGAAGCATTATGG AAAACGTATTGGATCGCATCATTAACGTGTCTTGGAAGCCCGGCTTCGCGGTGATCCGGCCGCTCATCAACGACCTCGTCAGTACCGCCTTCACAGACATCTGGAGCAAGTCCTTCCAACACTTCCCCGTGGAAGCCTTCATCAGAGACTGA
- the LOC119830583 gene encoding uncharacterized protein LOC119830583, translating into MMIPKNQLIGNNIVFKFTDEVSPQVCQSTTKTKIFGEEENLTKYIMEVLEHFKTPDPVGLPGANIPDPYHVPDMKQYLTFGGSIAFKNTAVLGISKFRLSYVNVEASAMQGTAILGIDKLHAHGNYSLHTWLKTYSGNYTADVEGIKATGLATLGVETDGRVRVQNVSIDIAVKKIDVQFENSGILAFVMQGLFNSLGTFLFDTIKPYILKDAYTKIREEVNKKLEEVDVFIQFPNSISPVDMLMIHARKKIIALHKDPFIIDDYVTSVSVFNVALNGTSLIGLSSFYRIGNITFVMDNNTIIVDFDISTQEIHGSTNWHVYTLKGMVSRFGIAMFTIDYIRARIILGQPLDTRKRPQFRHLDVDLGNLQIRFDGAGTFDYVTEFAINVLPNLLRNQIMNSLEDPIRLKIQREFNEINVEDVITENLPKMYELQQKDFNPCELFFVDKNERSDEDDFFNF; encoded by the exons ATGATGATACCAAAAAATCAACTCATCGGTAATAATATTGTCTTCAAATTTACAGATGAAGTTTCACCGCAGGTCTGTCAATCTACCACAAAAACGAAGATTTTCGGCGAAGAAGAAAATTTAACGAAGTACATTATGGAAGTCTTAGAACATTTCAAAACACCTGATCCTGTGGGACTCCCAGGAGCAAATATACCAGACCCGTACCATGTGCCAGATATGAAACAGTATTTAACTTTTGGTGGCTCAATTGCTTTTAAGAATACTGCAGTGCTGGGAATTAGTAAATTTCGTTTATCCTATGTGAATGTAGAAGCCTCTGCCATGCAG gGAACAGCGATATTAGGAATTGACAAACTACACGCGCACGGAAACTACAGCTTGCATACTTGGTTGAAAACTTATTCTGGGAACTACACAGCTGACGTCGAAGGCATTAAAGCCACTGGTCTGGCGACACTTGGCGTAGAAACAGACGGACGAGTAAGAGTACAGAACGTTTCCATTGATATAGCAGTCAAGAAAATAGACGTGCAGTTTGAAAACTCTGGAATTTTGGCATTTGTAATGCAAGGCTTGTTTAACTCACTCGGAACATTTCTGTTTGATACAATTAAACCTTATATTCTAAAAGACGCGTACACTAAAATAAGAGAAGAAGTCAACAAAAAGCTAGAAGAGGTGGATGTCTTTATACAATTCCCTAACTCGATATCACCGGTTGATATGTTAATGATTCATGCTAGGAAGAAAATTATAGCATTACACAAAGATCCTTTCATAATCGATGATTACGTTACTTCTGTAAGCGTATTTAATGTTGCTTTAAACGGGACCTCGCTTATAGGTCTATCATCATTCTATCGCATTggaaatataacatttgttaTGGATAATAACACTATAATAGTTGATTTTGATATAAGCACCCAAGAGATACATGGATCGACTAATTGGCATGTATATACGTTAAAAGGAATGGTGTCAAGGTTTGGAATTGCAATGTTTACAATAGATTATATAAGGGCTAGAATAATTTTAGGTCAACCGTTAGATACGAGAAAAAGGCCACAGTTCAGACACCTGGATGTTGACCTTGGAAATTTACAAATACGGTTTGATGGAGCAGGAACGTTTGATTATGTTACAGAGTTCGCAATAAATGTATTACCGAATCTTTTAAGGAATCAAATAATGAATTCCTTAGAGGACCCTATTCGTCTGAAAATACAGagagaatttaatgaaattaatgtagAAGATGTGATAACAGAAAATTTACCAAAAATGTACGAATTACAACAAAAGGATTTTAATCCATGTGAATTATTCTTTGTTGACAAAAATGAAAGGTCTGACGAAGACgacttctttaatttttaa